One window of Halorussus sp. MSC15.2 genomic DNA carries:
- a CDS encoding pre-rRNA-processing protein PNO1: MQHVKIPQDRIGVLIGEGGETMREIESRAEVRLDIDSENGKVDVEKTGDPILGLKGPEIVKAIGRGFAPDEALTLLEDDMMMLDIIDIDAAARNQNDLERQKGRLIGENGRTRELMEELTGASVVIYGTTMGVIGSPQQVDVVRSAAEMILDGAPHGSVYSFLERKRNEMKREGMEFHQFPG, from the coding sequence ATGCAACACGTGAAGATTCCGCAGGACCGAATCGGTGTTCTCATCGGCGAAGGAGGTGAGACGATGCGCGAAATCGAGAGTCGCGCGGAGGTGCGACTCGACATCGACTCCGAGAACGGGAAGGTAGACGTCGAGAAGACCGGCGACCCCATCCTCGGTCTGAAAGGACCGGAGATAGTGAAGGCCATCGGGCGCGGATTCGCCCCCGACGAAGCCCTCACCCTACTGGAGGACGACATGATGATGTTAGACATCATCGACATCGACGCCGCCGCTCGGAACCAGAACGACCTCGAACGGCAGAAGGGCCGACTCATCGGCGAGAACGGCCGGACTCGCGAACTCATGGAGGAGTTGACCGGAGCGAGCGTCGTCATCTACGGCACCACGATGGGTGTCATCGGCAGTCCCCAACAGGTCGACGTGGTCCGGAGCGCGGCCGAGATGATTCTCGACGGCGCGCCCCACGGGTCGGTGTACTCGTTCCTCGAGCGCAAGCGCAACGAGATGAAGCGCGAGGGGATGGAGTTCCACCAGTTCCCGGGGTAG
- the rio1 gene encoding serine/threonine-protein kinase Rio1, translating to MTEEHSLLEPDNVEGVGDEWEEIDVSDTEADKVQRQRDREFNKFRERLKNTEQFKVEQSVFDDATLAALYKLVQDGYVQAFGGPLSSGKEANVYSALGSEERGEVAVKVYRINASDFRDMREYLVGDPRFEELGGNKKRVVLAWTRKEFANLKRARKAGVRVPEPIAVQRNVLVMEFLGSDGERAPTLDDARLENPETTFEVVREYMRRLYDAGLVHGDLSEYNIIVHDGELVIIDLGQAVTIHHPNSGEFLTRDCANVASFFQRQGMDVRGDELEAWIRDNADPSK from the coding sequence ATGACGGAGGAGCACAGCCTGCTCGAACCCGATAACGTCGAGGGCGTCGGGGACGAGTGGGAGGAGATAGACGTATCCGACACCGAGGCCGACAAAGTCCAGCGCCAGCGCGACCGGGAGTTCAACAAGTTCCGCGAGCGCCTGAAGAACACCGAGCAGTTCAAAGTCGAGCAGTCGGTGTTCGACGACGCGACGCTGGCGGCGCTCTACAAACTGGTCCAAGACGGCTACGTGCAGGCGTTCGGCGGGCCGCTCTCCTCGGGGAAGGAGGCGAACGTCTACTCCGCGCTCGGGAGCGAGGAGCGGGGCGAAGTCGCGGTCAAGGTCTATCGCATCAACGCCTCGGACTTCCGCGACATGCGTGAGTACCTCGTCGGCGACCCCCGATTCGAGGAGCTGGGCGGCAACAAGAAGCGGGTCGTGCTGGCGTGGACCCGCAAGGAGTTCGCCAACCTCAAGCGCGCCCGCAAGGCCGGTGTGCGCGTCCCCGAACCCATCGCGGTCCAGCGGAACGTCCTCGTCATGGAGTTTCTGGGGTCCGACGGCGAGCGCGCGCCCACCCTCGACGACGCCCGCCTCGAGAATCCCGAGACCACCTTCGAGGTGGTCCGGGAGTACATGCGGCGACTCTACGACGCCGGACTGGTCCACGGCGACCTGAGCGAGTACAACATCATCGTCCACGACGGCGAACTCGTCATCATCGACCTCGGACAGGCCGTGACGATTCACCACCCCAACAGCGGCGAGTTCCTGACGCGCGACTGCGCCAACGTCGCCTCGTTCTTCCAGCGACAGGGGATGGACGTTCGCGGCGACGAACTGGAGGCGTGGATTCGGGACAACGCCGACCCCAGCAAGTGA
- a CDS encoding nitroreductase family protein produces the protein MSTGDTKFETDAAHDEEIPEAIRAIRTRRSGHNFDPDAELDDETLEELIRDAAIAPSSYNLQPWEFVAVQDDDRLDEVVELAYGQEHVEEAGTAILVVGHTEPETADRVFDEWVEAGRFDEETGQQVKEQTVAGYQSEQAGRDYGIRNASLAAQNLLLSAHARGLTATPMTGFDFEGMAEFLDLPEDKIPVMLIAVGPTGGEEPERLPRRDVEEILHRETY, from the coding sequence ATGAGCACTGGCGACACCAAGTTCGAAACCGACGCAGCGCACGACGAGGAAATTCCGGAAGCGATTCGGGCGATTCGGACCCGGCGGTCGGGACACAACTTCGACCCCGACGCCGAACTGGACGACGAGACGCTCGAAGAACTGATTCGAGACGCCGCTATCGCGCCCTCGTCGTACAACCTCCAGCCGTGGGAGTTCGTCGCCGTGCAGGACGACGACCGACTGGACGAGGTCGTCGAACTCGCGTACGGACAGGAGCACGTCGAGGAGGCCGGGACCGCGATTCTGGTCGTCGGCCACACCGAACCCGAGACGGCCGACCGCGTCTTCGACGAGTGGGTCGAGGCGGGTCGCTTCGACGAGGAGACCGGCCAGCAGGTCAAAGAGCAGACCGTCGCCGGCTACCAGAGCGAGCAGGCCGGACGCGACTACGGCATCCGCAACGCCAGTCTCGCGGCCCAGAACCTGCTGCTGTCCGCCCACGCACGCGGACTTACCGCCACGCCGATGACCGGTTTCGACTTCGAAGGGATGGCCGAGTTCCTCGACCTCCCCGAAGACAAGATACCCGTGATGCTAATCGCGGTCGGGCCGACCGGCGGCGAGGAACCCGAGCGACTCCCCCGACGCGACGTCGAGGAGATTCTTCACCGCGAAACCTACTGA
- the eif1A gene encoding translation initiation factor eIF-1A: MSDNDGGRRKNLRMPDDDEVFATVTNMLGANRVKVRCADGTERTARIPGKMQKRIWIREDDVVLVEPWDWQDEKADIKWRYDKQEADQLRDEGHIQ; encoded by the coding sequence ATGAGTGACAACGACGGCGGACGGCGAAAGAACCTCCGTATGCCCGACGACGACGAGGTATTCGCCACAGTCACTAACATGCTCGGTGCGAATCGCGTGAAAGTACGATGCGCCGACGGGACGGAGCGCACGGCCCGCATCCCCGGCAAGATGCAGAAGCGCATCTGGATTCGGGAGGACGACGTCGTGCTGGTCGAACCGTGGGACTGGCAGGACGAGAAGGCCGACATCAAGTGGCGCTACGACAAGCAGGAAGCCGACCAACTCCGCGACGAAGGTCACATCCAGTAG
- a CDS encoding CPBP family intramembrane glutamic endopeptidase, with the protein MFTGIGSLAGLLAATIPGMAGFVAATTSDAVYIVSSRGVQFGFGVFALGYLSYTGSWDRYARFRRPGLRDVGAVLGAFLALLAVGYVVNALVGLFGLPHEVTTGTSEHSLTLHAQPRLWPLAFLAWFAFATPAEELFYRGLVQTRLRDAFSATAVVVVLAGACFALSHASFAALSGASGAALAATFIELLGAGIVFGALYEVTDNLTTVAIFHGLTWLELAHTVERIVATVL; encoded by the coding sequence GTGTTCACAGGTATCGGTTCGCTCGCGGGGCTGTTGGCGGCTACTATCCCCGGAATGGCCGGGTTCGTGGCGGCGACGACTTCCGACGCGGTCTACATCGTGAGCAGTCGCGGCGTCCAGTTCGGGTTCGGCGTGTTCGCGCTCGGTTATCTGTCCTATACGGGTAGTTGGGACCGGTATGCACGCTTTCGACGACCGGGTCTACGAGACGTCGGTGCCGTTCTCGGCGCGTTTCTCGCGCTCCTCGCGGTCGGGTACGTCGTAAACGCGCTCGTCGGGCTATTCGGCTTGCCCCACGAGGTCACCACGGGAACCAGCGAACACAGTCTTACGCTTCACGCACAGCCGCGCTTGTGGCCCCTCGCGTTCTTGGCGTGGTTCGCGTTTGCAACGCCAGCCGAAGAGCTGTTCTATCGCGGACTTGTCCAGACGCGTCTACGTGACGCGTTCTCTGCCACAGCCGTCGTCGTCGTTCTGGCCGGTGCCTGTTTCGCCCTGTCCCACGCGTCGTTCGCAGCGCTCAGTGGCGCGAGTGGTGCTGCGCTCGCGGCGACCTTCATCGAGTTGCTCGGCGCGGGCATCGTGTTCGGCGCGCTCTACGAGGTGACTGACAACCTCACGACCGTCGCCATCTTTCACGGATTGACGTGGCTCGAACTCGCCCACACCGTCGAACGGATAGTTGCCACTGTCCTGTGA
- a CDS encoding tyrosine--tRNA ligase — protein MDTYELITRNVEETVTEEEVRELAEDPEGKRVYVGYEPSGVLHIGHMLAANKLIDLQEAGMEVVVLLADVHAYLNDKGTFEEIEQTAEKMRKQFLAYGLDEEQTEFVYGSEFQLDDDYALDLHKLELDTTLNRAQRAMAEIQGGETAKVSHVVYPLMQALDIEYLDLDLAVGGMDQRKVHMLMREELPEVGYDSRPVLHTPIIADLGTGEGKMSSSSGVTISMEDSTEDIEEKVNSAFCPPTRDPEDDLENPVLEIFRYHVFPRFETVVVERPEEYGGNLEYDDYESLADDLESGELHPADAKGALANYLDELIAPGREKLREIEG, from the coding sequence ATGGACACCTACGAGTTGATTACGCGGAACGTCGAGGAGACAGTGACAGAGGAGGAGGTACGCGAACTCGCCGAGGACCCGGAAGGCAAGCGCGTCTACGTCGGGTACGAACCGTCCGGGGTACTCCACATCGGGCACATGCTCGCCGCGAACAAACTCATCGACCTGCAGGAGGCGGGCATGGAGGTCGTCGTCCTGCTGGCCGACGTCCACGCCTACCTCAACGACAAGGGGACCTTCGAGGAGATAGAGCAGACCGCCGAGAAGATGCGCAAGCAGTTCCTCGCCTACGGTCTCGACGAGGAGCAGACCGAGTTCGTCTACGGGTCGGAGTTCCAGTTGGACGACGACTACGCGCTCGACCTCCACAAACTGGAGTTGGACACCACCCTCAACCGCGCCCAGCGCGCGATGGCCGAGATTCAGGGCGGCGAGACTGCGAAGGTCAGCCACGTCGTCTACCCCCTGATGCAGGCGCTCGACATCGAATATCTCGACCTCGACTTGGCGGTGGGCGGGATGGACCAGCGCAAGGTCCACATGCTGATGCGCGAGGAGTTGCCCGAAGTCGGCTACGACTCCCGGCCGGTGCTCCACACACCCATCATCGCCGACCTCGGCACAGGCGAGGGCAAAATGTCGAGCAGTTCGGGCGTCACCATCTCGATGGAGGACAGCACCGAGGACATCGAGGAGAAGGTCAACTCGGCGTTCTGCCCGCCGACCCGCGACCCCGAAGACGACCTCGAAAATCCGGTCCTCGAAATCTTCCGGTACCACGTCTTCCCGCGGTTCGAGACCGTCGTGGTCGAACGCCCCGAGGAGTACGGCGGTAATCTGGAGTACGACGACTACGAGTCGCTGGCCGACGACTTGGAGAGCGGCGAACTCCACCCCGCCGACGCGAAGGGCGCGTTGGCGAACTACCTCGACGAGTTGATTGCGCCGGGCCGCGAGAAGTTGCGAGAGATTGAGGGGTAA